The following are encoded together in the Deinococcus soli (ex Cha et al. 2016) genome:
- a CDS encoding secondary thiamine-phosphate synthase enzyme YjbQ translates to MWAQHTLTLPARRRGFHLITREIVGAVPELGRTRAGLLHVFIQHTSASLTLNENASPDVRADFETYFTHAVPDGWAPFTHTLEGEDDMAAHIKASLLGPSLTLPVQQGRLALGTWQGVYLCEHRDHGGPRRLILTLNGEPI, encoded by the coding sequence ATGTGGGCCCAGCACACCCTGACCCTTCCCGCGCGGCGGCGCGGCTTCCACCTCATCACCCGCGAGATCGTCGGGGCCGTCCCGGAACTGGGGCGGACCCGTGCCGGACTGCTGCACGTCTTCATTCAGCACACCAGCGCCAGCCTCACCCTGAACGAGAACGCCAGCCCCGACGTCCGCGCCGACTTCGAGACGTACTTCACCCACGCCGTGCCCGACGGCTGGGCGCCCTTCACGCACACGCTGGAAGGAGAGGACGACATGGCCGCGCACATCAAGGCCAGCCTCCTGGGCCCCAGCCTGACCCTGCCCGTCCAGCAGGGCCGCCTCGCGCTGGGCACGTGGCAGGGCGTGTACCTCTGCGAACACCGTGACCACGGCGGCCCAAGACGCCTGATCCTCACGCTGAACGGCGAGCCGATCTGA